One Methanohalophilus mahii DSM 5219 genomic window carries:
- a CDS encoding DUF655 domain-containing protein — MNTKGKKAEREEYAWVLDYLPYGNPNDPRPTYQKIPLVQAVGDSKFVLMELVPKDKVTPQIQSRVYIGEGDREEIDHVKHRIHYHDLTSGAQLELPYVLEQSVKHHEERFVKFFNEAHPITTRQHMLELLPGIGKKLMWAIIDERKKGEFKSLEELHERVGGVHTPQKAIVNRIIEELKDDNIKYRLFTRPHRRPHNE, encoded by the coding sequence ATGAATACAAAGGGGAAAAAAGCTGAAAGAGAAGAGTACGCATGGGTTCTGGATTATCTTCCTTATGGAAATCCTAATGATCCGCGTCCCACATACCAGAAAATACCTTTAGTCCAGGCAGTGGGTGATTCTAAATTCGTACTCATGGAACTTGTCCCCAAGGATAAAGTCACTCCTCAGATACAGTCCAGGGTTTATATTGGAGAAGGTGACAGGGAAGAAATTGATCATGTCAAGCATCGGATTCATTACCATGATCTTACCAGTGGTGCACAACTTGAACTTCCATATGTACTGGAACAATCGGTAAAACATCATGAGGAACGTTTTGTAAAGTTCTTCAATGAAGCTCATCCCATAACTACTCGCCAGCACATGCTAGAGCTTTTACCCGGTATTGGCAAAAAACTCATGTGGGCAATAATTGATGAACGTAAGAAAGGTGAGTTCAAAAGTCTTGAAGAACTCCATGAACGTGTGGGTGGAGTACATACGCCCCAGAAAGCTATTGTCAATCGTATCATCGAAGAACTGAAAGACGATAATATCAAGTACAGACTTTTCACGAGGCCACATCGCCGCCCTCACAATGAATAA
- a CDS encoding RNA polymerase Rpb4 family protein has protein sequence MIVKKVLDEELLTLPEVRGILHQILEERVNNEEELGYELRKAINHADMFSRTSAEKAREFFNKLLEVEKMKPEIAIRIVDTMPLSRDELRTLYAKERYTLTDEELDTILELVMDYME, from the coding sequence ATGATAGTTAAAAAAGTTCTTGATGAAGAATTACTTACGTTACCCGAGGTCAGGGGAATTCTCCACCAGATTCTGGAAGAACGTGTCAATAATGAAGAAGAGCTTGGATATGAGCTGCGTAAAGCCATAAACCATGCAGACATGTTCTCAAGGACAAGTGCTGAAAAGGCACGCGAGTTTTTCAACAAATTGCTTGAAGTGGAGAAAATGAAACCGGAGATTGCAATTCGGATAGTGGACACAATGCCACTTTCCAGGGATGAGCTCCGTACACTTTATGCCAAAGAGAGATACACTCTTACAGATGAAGAGCTTGACACCATCCTTGAACTCGTAATGGATTATATGGAATAA
- a CDS encoding 50S ribosomal protein L21e: protein MPKSNGERYCTRYKLKKTIRERGLSPVSRAIQSFSEGQRVHIDIDPSVQKGMPNPRYQGKTGKVLSQRGRAYILEVREGNANKQVIVLPQHLKPQKY, encoded by the coding sequence ATGCCAAAATCAAATGGTGAAAGATACTGTACAAGATACAAGCTTAAAAAGACAATCAGGGAAAGAGGTCTCTCTCCTGTGAGCAGGGCTATCCAGAGTTTCAGTGAAGGACAGAGAGTTCATATCGATATTGATCCCAGTGTCCAGAAAGGAATGCCAAATCCCAGATATCAGGGAAAGACCGGTAAGGTACTCTCTCAGCGTGGACGTGCCTACATCCTTGAGGTACGTGAAGGAAATGCAAATAAGCAGGTAATTGTCCTGCCCCAGCACCTTAAACCCCAGAAATACTGA
- a CDS encoding tRNA pseudouridine(54/55) synthase Pus10, translating to MTIMQTAARIIEEGPICDNCMGRQFARLLTGLTNAERGEAIKLSLSLEAARMMKEEGYKDLLEKLAPSNSYACKTLNESCEEEECWVCIGLFDNLDEWVDRAIKALEGVDYSTFVVGTKVSGLLAENEEILWAECGADYAEQLKTELNREIGKRLAARSGKEVNIKMPDVVVMLDIAEEKIILEIRSVYVEGRYRKLVRGIPQTRWPCRKCKGKGCPSCDDTGKQYPESVDELVSEPVIEAFDSDDTKFHGAGREDIDALMLGAGRPFVIEALNPGRRDYNLSDLEEQINNKADGKIEVEGLKFADKARIQTLKNSTADKVYKLKVTFNAPVTEDAIRSALEVFKGNLIEQRTPQRVSHRRADLVRKRQVHSIELLEYHQDHAIIRVDCEGGLYVKELISSDEGRTTPSLTGLLGIDAMVEDLDVVDVKI from the coding sequence ATGACCATAATGCAAACAGCAGCACGAATCATTGAGGAAGGCCCAATATGCGACAATTGTATGGGCAGGCAATTTGCCCGCTTGCTTACCGGCCTGACAAATGCTGAAAGAGGAGAGGCTATCAAACTATCCCTCTCTTTAGAAGCTGCACGTATGATGAAAGAAGAAGGTTATAAGGATCTACTGGAAAAACTCGCTCCTTCCAACTCTTACGCATGTAAGACACTGAATGAATCCTGCGAGGAAGAAGAATGCTGGGTATGCATTGGGCTCTTTGATAATCTGGATGAATGGGTGGACAGAGCTATAAAGGCTCTTGAAGGGGTCGATTATTCCACTTTTGTCGTGGGTACAAAGGTTAGTGGACTGCTGGCTGAGAATGAAGAGATCCTCTGGGCTGAATGCGGGGCTGATTATGCCGAGCAGCTGAAAACCGAACTTAACAGGGAGATAGGAAAACGCCTGGCAGCCCGCAGCGGCAAGGAAGTAAACATCAAGATGCCTGATGTTGTTGTTATGCTTGACATAGCAGAAGAAAAAATTATACTGGAAATCCGCTCGGTATACGTGGAAGGTCGCTATCGCAAACTTGTGCGCGGCATACCCCAGACCCGATGGCCCTGCCGCAAATGTAAGGGCAAGGGATGTCCGAGCTGCGATGATACAGGTAAGCAATATCCTGAATCCGTGGATGAATTGGTCAGTGAACCTGTAATTGAAGCATTTGACAGTGACGATACTAAATTCCACGGTGCGGGAAGGGAAGACATCGATGCCTTAATGCTTGGTGCAGGTCGCCCTTTTGTGATAGAAGCTCTTAATCCGGGCAGGCGTGACTACAATCTTTCTGATCTGGAAGAACAAATAAACAACAAAGCTGACGGTAAAATTGAAGTTGAAGGTCTCAAATTTGCGGACAAGGCCAGAATTCAGACCCTTAAGAACTCTACGGCGGATAAAGTTTATAAGCTTAAAGTTACATTCAATGCCCCTGTTACGGAAGACGCCATAAGGTCTGCTCTTGAGGTATTCAAGGGTAATCTTATCGAACAGCGCACACCTCAAAGGGTGTCGCATCGAAGGGCTGATCTTGTAAGGAAACGTCAGGTGCATTCGATAGAACTCCTCGAATATCATCAGGATCATGCAATAATCAGGGTTGATTGTGAAGGCGGGCTTTATGTGAAAGAGCTTATATCCAGTGACGAGGGACGCACGACCCCGAGCCTCACCGGTTTGCTTGGAATTGATGCAATGGTTGAAGACCTCGATGTGGTCGATGTGAAGATCTAA
- the trmY gene encoding tRNA (pseudouridine(54)-N(1))-methyltransferase TrmY, protein MKHFLIIAHKAHTADDFSLNDLPGSAGRMDILCRCVNSALFLSHDLRRDVQVHLLLLGEPDPGRLIKFDGETVRYLNPDERSSGSLIKKALDKDSSDFEVRSTPGVTVRDANLSSILSEFKSRGCSLYYLLEDGKEIREETLPKGDMVFILGDHNGVTEEEEAQIEKAGAIKLNIGPISLHSDHCITILHNELDRREKEY, encoded by the coding sequence ATGAAACATTTTCTCATTATTGCCCATAAGGCTCATACAGCCGATGATTTTTCCCTGAATGACCTGCCTGGTTCTGCCGGCAGGATGGATATACTGTGCAGGTGTGTAAATTCAGCCCTTTTTCTCTCCCATGACTTGCGCCGGGATGTACAGGTCCACCTGTTGCTTCTGGGAGAACCCGACCCGGGCAGGCTTATAAAATTCGATGGTGAGACTGTACGTTACCTGAATCCGGATGAAAGAAGCAGCGGCTCCCTGATCAAAAAGGCACTCGATAAGGATTCTTCTGACTTTGAGGTCCGTTCCACTCCTGGTGTCACCGTGCGTGATGCAAACCTATCCTCCATTCTTTCAGAATTCAAATCCCGGGGTTGCTCCCTTTATTACCTGCTTGAAGACGGAAAGGAAATCCGTGAAGAAACCCTTCCCAAAGGGGACATGGTCTTTATCTTGGGTGATCACAATGGTGTTACTGAAGAAGAAGAGGCCCAGATAGAAAAAGCCGGTGCAATAAAACTTAATATAGGTCCGATATCGCTCCATTCAGACCATTGCATTACAATTTTGCACAACGAACTTGACCGCAGGGAAAAAGAATATTAA
- a CDS encoding TIGR00266 family protein, producing MADEIDYDIIGNDMQLVEIELDPSESVRAEAGAMMYMGQDIKMQTSTGGGLFKGLKRMVTGESFFITSFTNEGDGKERVAFGAPYPGKIIPIDLTEVGGSFLCQKDAFLCAAKGIEVGIAFSKKIGAGLFGGEGFILQRLEGDGLAFVHAGGTIIKKELDAGETMRVDTGCLVAFSESVNYDIKLIGGFRNALFGGEGVVLATVSGPGTVYLQSLPFSRLADRIAAATGLGPERNRGEGGGLSGILGGDKKF from the coding sequence ATGGCAGACGAAATCGATTATGATATTATTGGGAATGACATGCAGCTTGTAGAGATCGAACTTGACCCTTCCGAAAGTGTAAGGGCAGAGGCCGGAGCCATGATGTATATGGGTCAGGACATCAAAATGCAGACATCAACCGGGGGTGGACTTTTCAAGGGACTCAAGAGAATGGTTACCGGTGAGAGTTTCTTCATCACTTCCTTTACCAATGAGGGCGACGGCAAGGAAAGGGTCGCATTTGGTGCACCTTACCCGGGCAAGATCATTCCTATAGACCTGACAGAAGTGGGTGGAAGTTTCCTGTGCCAGAAAGATGCTTTCCTTTGTGCTGCCAAAGGTATAGAGGTGGGTATTGCATTTTCCAAGAAAATCGGTGCCGGCCTATTTGGAGGAGAAGGTTTCATCCTCCAGCGACTTGAAGGGGACGGTTTGGCTTTTGTGCATGCCGGTGGAACGATAATCAAAAAAGAACTGGATGCAGGAGAGACCATGCGTGTGGATACCGGCTGTCTTGTGGCTTTTTCTGAATCTGTGAACTATGACATAAAATTGATAGGCGGATTTAGGAATGCATTGTTTGGAGGAGAAGGAGTGGTCCTTGCTACAGTATCAGGCCCCGGTACGGTGTACCTGCAGAGCCTGCCATTTTCCAGGCTGGCTGACAGGATTGCAGCTGCAACGGGTCTTGGCCCAGAGAGAAACAGGGGCGAAGGCGGCGGTTTGAGCGGCATTCTCGGCGGCGATAAGAAATTCTAA
- a CDS encoding metallophosphoesterase family protein, with protein MMRILAMSDAHGNYTRIPAILERAGDVDLILVAGDITNFGPDEQALEMMGMFDKTTLAIPGNCDLQSICNLLDESKAINLHGRLWTMGNVAFIGMGGSNPTPFKTPYEIEEEEIAATLDKLAAEGRQKGDYLVLLSHSPPYCTLDRIEAGNVGCKAVADMLGKVDLIVCGHIHEDKGVMEVEGTTVVNTGMASEGSAALIDLDEKSGKLDIEMLQV; from the coding sequence ATGATGCGCATACTTGCAATGTCCGATGCACACGGAAATTATACACGCATCCCTGCCATACTTGAGAGGGCAGGGGATGTGGATCTGATACTGGTTGCAGGAGATATTACCAACTTCGGGCCGGATGAGCAGGCCCTGGAGATGATGGGGATGTTTGACAAAACAACCCTGGCCATTCCGGGCAATTGCGACCTGCAGAGTATCTGCAATCTTCTGGATGAGTCAAAGGCCATAAATCTCCACGGCCGTTTGTGGACCATGGGAAATGTGGCTTTCATAGGGATGGGCGGATCCAACCCCACACCCTTCAAAACTCCCTATGAAATCGAGGAAGAGGAAATTGCAGCAACCCTGGACAAACTGGCTGCTGAAGGAAGACAGAAGGGCGATTACCTGGTGCTGCTGTCCCATTCACCCCCTTACTGCACGCTGGATCGCATCGAAGCCGGCAATGTGGGCTGTAAGGCCGTAGCCGATATGCTGGGCAAGGTGGACCTGATCGTCTGTGGCCATATCCATGAGGATAAAGGGGTCATGGAAGTGGAAGGTACAACTGTCGTGAACACGGGTATGGCTTCGGAAGGATCGGCCGCTCTTATTGATCTGGATGAGAAGTCAGGCAAACTGGATATCGAGATGCTGCAGGTCTGA
- a CDS encoding MBL fold metallo-hydrolase produces MVSMKIQFLGSGVAIPWPGRVQSGIAVETENGRLLLFDCGAGVLQRLFESGRDPRDVDAIILTHLHLDHVADVLPLLKSRWLCEKSDCVIYGPHGTRDWLDGLIGLYPYLQGRFDLCVTELTPGRQITLDGSDCRLSCAAGVHSVPSLGYRLEDGGKIMVYAGDTQPCDSLMELAQGADVLIHECSFPLGFDVDCHTTPEMLEPYLDKLDVGKLYLTHLYPQMQGREQEALEYLRSRFKGEVHIASDLLEIDP; encoded by the coding sequence ATGGTAAGCATGAAAATACAATTCCTTGGTAGCGGTGTGGCAATCCCCTGGCCCGGCAGGGTGCAGTCCGGGATTGCGGTTGAGACCGAGAACGGCCGTTTATTACTATTTGACTGCGGGGCCGGTGTGCTACAACGCCTCTTTGAAAGCGGGCGTGATCCCCGGGATGTTGATGCAATCATCCTGACCCATCTCCACCTGGACCATGTGGCCGATGTCCTGCCCCTGCTCAAGAGCCGCTGGTTGTGCGAGAAAAGCGATTGCGTCATCTACGGGCCACATGGTACCAGGGACTGGCTGGACGGCCTGATCGGGCTGTATCCCTATTTACAGGGCAGGTTTGACCTCTGTGTCACCGAACTTACACCCGGCCGGCAAATTACACTTGACGGTAGTGATTGTCGGCTCAGCTGTGCTGCAGGAGTGCACAGTGTACCCTCCCTGGGTTACAGGCTCGAGGATGGAGGGAAAATAATGGTATATGCCGGGGATACCCAGCCCTGCGACTCCCTCATGGAACTGGCACAGGGGGCCGATGTTCTCATCCATGAATGTTCGTTTCCCCTGGGGTTTGATGTTGACTGCCACACAACACCGGAAATGCTGGAGCCCTATCTCGACAAGCTTGATGTCGGCAAACTCTACCTGACCCATCTTTACCCGCAAATGCAGGGCCGTGAACAGGAAGCACTGGAATATCTGCGCAGCCGGTTCAAAGGTGAGGTGCATATCGCCTCGGACCTGCTGGAAATCGACCCCTGA
- a CDS encoding Csac_0668 family 2Fe-2S cluster-binding (seleno)protein: MNGINLNVIPCETNLKTDIKDNVNPCPVCNVSGSFVKNITVRHMIYDDLLENIGNFDYYLCMNEDCKISYYNNDFRVKFEKSDVKVPIWFKKGANSKYACYCSKVTEEQVINAVINDKATNMKEVLEITGAMTNPNCQINNPSGKCCHHTIQGIIDRALID; encoded by the coding sequence ATGAACGGAATTAACCTTAATGTCATACCATGTGAAACAAATTTAAAAACCGATATTAAGGACAATGTTAATCCCTGTCCAGTTTGTAACGTTTCAGGTAGTTTTGTAAAAAATATTACTGTAAGACATATGATATATGATGACCTGTTAGAAAATATAGGTAATTTTGACTATTATTTATGTATGAATGAAGATTGCAAGATTTCTTATTATAACAATGATTTCAGAGTTAAATTCGAAAAAAGTGATGTAAAAGTACCAATATGGTTTAAAAAAGGTGCAAACTCGAAATATGCCTGTTATTGTAGTAAAGTAACAGAAGAACAAGTTATAAACGCTGTGATTAATGATAAGGCAACTAATATGAAAGAAGTTTTAGAAATCACAGGAGCAATGACTAATCCAAATTGCCAGATAAATAATCCTTCAGGCAAATGTTGCCATCATACAATACAGGGAATTATAGATAGAGCATTAATTGATTAA
- a CDS encoding DUF2283 domain-containing protein, whose product MSGDVVHYEHSHFDYDWLNDSMYIYPRDRKYKSSLMLDDIILDVDENNKFVGIEILDASRKFNISKYEMREPVELNVNFEVEDSKLTLNLKMTFVKRNHPVAKTVSVTGNNEMNLSPGSTTLALA is encoded by the coding sequence ATGAGCGGCGATGTAGTTCATTATGAACATAGTCATTTTGATTACGATTGGCTAAATGACAGTATGTACATTTATCCTCGGGACCGCAAATACAAATCCTCATTGATGTTAGATGACATCATCCTTGACGTGGACGAAAATAACAAGTTTGTCGGGATTGAGATACTTGATGCATCCAGGAAATTCAATATTAGTAAATATGAGATGCGTGAACCTGTTGAACTAAATGTAAATTTTGAAGTGGAAGACAGTAAACTTACTCTCAATCTGAAAATGACTTTTGTAAAAAGGAATCATCCCGTTGCAAAGACCGTTTCCGTTACAGGTAACAACGAGATGAATTTGTCCCCGGGGTCAACCACCCTGGCACTGGCATAA
- a CDS encoding type I restriction-modification system subunit M gives MGKISLSELEQYLWDAANILRGPVDASDFKAYIFPLLFFKRISDVYDEEYRQALDESGGDEEYASFPELHDYIIPEGAHWNDVKDTSTNVGQALQHAFREIEKANQDKLYEIFGDVNWGNKERLSDELLNDLINHFSSKNLSKSYVEPDMLGQAYEYLIKKFADLTNRKAGEFYTPRTVVHLMGNILKPQEKESIYDPACGSGGMLLEAVHYVNSSGGDERTLKLYGQEKNLTTSSIARINLFLHGIQDFQIIRGDTLRNPSFHEGDQLSQFDIVIANPPFSLKNWGQEHWSHDPFGRNIAGTPPKSNGDYAWVQHMISSMAPVTGRMAIVLPHGALFRGAAEGKIRKKLIENDMLEAVIGLGPNLFYGTGISACILVFRARKDESRKNKVLFIDASEQFQKGRNQNFFLQEHADNVLDWYEKYEDVEDISKLVDIKEIEENEFNLNISRYVRKKLVVEEIDLEETFQELNQAYDEFLESEEKMKSLLKEVGVL, from the coding sequence ATGGGAAAGATTTCTCTTTCAGAGTTGGAACAATATTTGTGGGATGCGGCTAATATTTTAAGAGGACCTGTGGATGCCTCTGATTTCAAGGCGTACATCTTCCCTTTACTGTTCTTTAAAAGGATCTCAGATGTTTATGATGAAGAATATCGTCAAGCTCTGGATGAGTCCGGCGGGGATGAAGAATATGCATCATTCCCTGAATTGCATGATTATATAATTCCTGAAGGGGCACACTGGAATGACGTTAAGGATACATCTACCAATGTTGGACAGGCACTCCAACATGCGTTCCGGGAGATTGAGAAAGCGAACCAGGATAAATTATACGAGATATTCGGAGATGTCAATTGGGGTAACAAGGAACGATTATCCGATGAACTTCTCAATGACCTGATAAACCATTTTTCGAGTAAGAATCTTTCCAAATCATATGTCGAACCTGACATGCTGGGCCAGGCTTATGAATACTTAATTAAAAAATTTGCAGATCTGACCAATCGCAAAGCTGGAGAATTCTATACCCCAAGAACAGTTGTGCATTTAATGGGCAATATTCTCAAACCACAGGAAAAGGAATCCATATATGATCCTGCATGTGGTTCCGGTGGTATGTTACTGGAAGCGGTCCACTATGTAAATAGTAGTGGTGGAGATGAGAGGACCCTGAAACTTTATGGACAGGAAAAGAATCTCACGACTTCATCCATTGCAAGAATAAATCTGTTTTTACATGGAATTCAGGATTTTCAAATTATCAGGGGTGATACGCTAAGAAATCCTTCATTCCATGAAGGCGACCAACTTTCCCAGTTTGATATAGTTATTGCCAATCCACCGTTTTCTCTGAAAAATTGGGGACAAGAGCACTGGTCTCATGATCCTTTTGGCAGGAATATCGCAGGAACCCCGCCCAAAAGTAATGGGGATTATGCCTGGGTGCAGCACATGATTTCTTCTATGGCCCCGGTTACCGGAAGAATGGCAATTGTACTTCCTCATGGTGCTTTGTTCAGAGGGGCAGCGGAAGGTAAAATCAGGAAAAAACTGATTGAAAACGATATGCTTGAAGCAGTGATTGGTCTTGGTCCGAATCTGTTTTATGGTACAGGAATTAGTGCATGCATTCTTGTTTTCAGGGCCAGAAAAGATGAATCAAGGAAAAACAAGGTCCTTTTTATCGATGCTTCGGAGCAATTCCAGAAGGGACGCAACCAGAATTTCTTCCTTCAGGAACATGCTGATAATGTCCTTGACTGGTATGAGAAATATGAGGATGTTGAGGATATCAGTAAACTGGTAGATATTAAGGAGATTGAGGAAAACGAATTTAATCTTAACATTTCCCGCTATGTCAGGAAAAAACTTGTTGTCGAGGAAATTGACCTGGAAGAAACTTTCCAGGAACTGAATCAGGCCTATGATGAATTCCTTGAATCTGAAGAAAAAATGAAATCATTACTGAAAGAGGTGGGTGTATTATGA
- a CDS encoding type I restriction-modification system subunit M yields MSEPISQQQLEQYLWGAATLLRGVIDPGEYKSIIFPLMFFKRISDVYDEEYQQALEESGGDQEYAEFAENHRFQVPAGAHWNDVRNVSINVGQAIKTAMDDIEKANPDKLTGIFGDANWTNKNRLSDNILIDLIEHFSTVNLSITNVPQDEFGSGYEYLIKKFADDSGHTAAEFYTNRTVVRLMSLIVDPKSGESIYDPTCGSGGMLLNAALLAKEKGQEYRNIKLYGQEINIITSAIARMNMFLHGFEDFYVIRGDTLSNPAFVEDDRVKKFDIVIANPPYSIKKWNRDGWIHDSWNRNTYGTPPQGCADYAFFQHIIASMKEDTGRCAILYPHGVLERNNEKKMRKEIIENDLIECVIGLGKNLFYNSSMKSCIVICNKNKPENRKNKILFIDAKDEISINTTQAKLESEHIDKIHAAYSDFKSIEKFANAVDIEEIRDKDYNLNIRMYVDNNPYIDRVLLDTPLEQYVDDWMKNSEKVKQSTDELKVALKEVIDNG; encoded by the coding sequence ATGAGTGAACCAATTTCCCAGCAGCAATTGGAACAGTATCTCTGGGGTGCAGCAACACTGCTTCGGGGTGTCATTGATCCCGGAGAATATAAGAGTATAATATTCCCACTGATGTTTTTCAAACGGATTTCGGATGTGTATGATGAGGAATACCAGCAGGCCCTTGAAGAGTCCGGCGGAGATCAGGAGTATGCTGAGTTTGCAGAGAACCACAGGTTCCAGGTTCCAGCCGGTGCTCACTGGAACGATGTCAGGAATGTTTCCATAAATGTGGGACAGGCGATCAAAACTGCAATGGATGATATTGAGAAAGCCAATCCTGACAAACTTACTGGTATTTTCGGAGATGCGAACTGGACCAATAAGAACAGACTCAGTGATAATATCCTGATTGACCTTATTGAACATTTCTCAACCGTCAACCTTTCTATTACAAATGTACCACAGGACGAATTTGGTAGCGGTTATGAATATCTGATTAAGAAATTCGCCGATGATAGTGGTCATACAGCGGCTGAATTCTACACCAACCGAACAGTTGTAAGACTGATGAGTTTAATTGTGGATCCCAAATCCGGTGAAAGCATTTATGATCCCACATGTGGTTCCGGAGGAATGTTGCTCAATGCGGCTCTGCTTGCCAAAGAAAAGGGGCAGGAATATCGAAATATCAAATTATACGGTCAGGAAATCAATATCATAACTTCTGCTATTGCAAGAATGAATATGTTCCTGCATGGGTTCGAAGATTTCTATGTCATAAGGGGTGATACTTTATCAAATCCTGCTTTTGTGGAAGATGACCGGGTTAAAAAATTTGATATCGTAATTGCCAATCCTCCCTACTCAATAAAGAAATGGAATAGGGATGGCTGGATACACGATTCATGGAACAGGAATACCTATGGCACACCTCCACAGGGTTGTGCTGATTATGCATTTTTCCAACACATCATTGCATCCATGAAAGAAGATACTGGCAGATGTGCGATACTATATCCTCATGGAGTATTGGAAAGAAATAATGAAAAGAAAATGAGAAAAGAAATTATAGAAAATGACCTTATTGAATGTGTCATCGGGCTTGGAAAAAATCTGTTTTATAATTCATCTATGAAGTCCTGCATCGTAATTTGTAACAAAAACAAGCCAGAAAATCGAAAAAATAAAATTTTGTTTATCGATGCAAAAGATGAAATCTCCATTAACACGACACAGGCAAAATTGGAAAGTGAACATATTGATAAGATCCATGCTGCGTATTCGGATTTTAAATCGATAGAAAAATTTGCAAATGCAGTGGACATAGAAGAAATTCGAGACAAAGATTACAATTTAAACATACGTATGTATGTGGACAATAACCCTTACATTGATAGAGTTCTTTTGGATACTCCTTTAGAACAATATGTTGACGATTGGATGAAAAATAGTGAAAAAGTAAAACAATCTACGGATGAATTAAAAGTGGCCTTGAAGGAGGTCATAGACAATGGATGA
- a CDS encoding restriction endonuclease subunit S: MDEKIPNGWEIVKFGDVVGKVSDKFQDRSAWHFERYIGGEHFDEGAIRVTKSNPIKGNEDVIGSAFHMRFKPGHVLYVSRNPRLRKGGMVDFEGICSNTTYVLQADESKLLQSLLPFIIQTEAFVKHTTNSAHGSTNPFLNWKDIANYNLLLPPIEEQKKMAEILWSMEDNIEKNEKLIKKNKQYKKIMINQLLTKGIGHKKFKETELGRIPENWKLSKLSDIMNIIGGGTPKTSVTSYWNGNIPWISVEDFDSNSRYISSTKKTITKEGLDNSSTKILPKKSLIISARGTVGLVCQLNKEMAFNQSCYGLIGKGDVIDDFLYYSLLFNIEQLKHNAYGSTFNSITKNNFDIVDAAIPPIDEQKLIVEKLGLFEKVLSDYNKQLEKTNTLKKKLTNEFLSGKIRIPEGVLENVQ, from the coding sequence ATGGATGAAAAAATACCAAACGGGTGGGAAATTGTAAAATTTGGAGATGTCGTTGGAAAAGTAAGCGACAAATTCCAAGATAGAAGTGCATGGCATTTTGAACGGTATATTGGCGGGGAGCATTTTGATGAAGGTGCAATACGTGTTACGAAATCCAATCCCATAAAAGGTAATGAAGACGTAATCGGATCTGCTTTCCATATGCGATTCAAACCGGGTCATGTTTTGTATGTATCCCGTAACCCACGTTTACGCAAAGGAGGGATGGTAGATTTTGAAGGAATTTGCTCAAATACTACATATGTATTACAAGCTGATGAATCCAAGCTATTACAATCACTTCTTCCATTCATTATCCAAACAGAAGCCTTTGTGAAACATACTACAAACTCAGCTCATGGTTCTACTAATCCCTTTTTGAATTGGAAAGATATTGCAAATTACAATCTATTGTTACCTCCAATTGAAGAACAGAAGAAGATGGCTGAAATATTATGGTCTATGGAAGATAATATTGAGAAGAATGAGAAATTAATTAAAAAAAATAAACAATATAAAAAAATAATGATAAACCAATTATTGACTAAAGGCATCGGGCATAAAAAGTTCAAAGAAACTGAACTTGGACGTATCCCTGAAAATTGGAAACTATCTAAGTTATCAGATATCATGAATATTATAGGTGGGGGTACACCAAAGACTTCAGTTACTTCTTACTGGAATGGAAATATACCTTGGATATCAGTAGAAGATTTCGATTCTAACTCTAGATATATAAGTTCAACAAAAAAAACAATTACAAAAGAAGGTTTGGATAATAGTTCTACTAAAATATTACCCAAAAAAAGTCTAATTATTTCTGCTCGTGGTACTGTGGGGTTAGTGTGCCAATTAAATAAAGAAATGGCTTTTAATCAATCTTGCTATGGATTAATTGGAAAAGGGGATGTTATTGATGATTTTTTATATTATTCTCTCCTTTTTAATATTGAACAACTAAAGCATAATGCTTATGGTTCTACATTTAACAGTATCACCAAAAATAATTTTGATATTGTTGATGCAGCGATTCCACCAATTGATGAACAAAAATTAATTGTAGAGAAATTAGGTTTATTCGAAAAGGTTTTGTCTGATTATAATAAACAGTTGGAAAAAACTAATACATTGAAAAAGAAACTCACCAACGAGTTCCTATCAGGTAAAATAAGAATTCCAGAGGGGGTACTGGAAAATGTTCAATGA